The genomic interval ATCCAGCTCCAGCAGCGACCACAGCGTCTGCCATCCGTCGTTGGTGCCAAGTGCCGAGCCGGCGGAGCGCAGCCGCGAGACCGAGACGACCTCGCCGTCAGGCAGCACGATCTCGCCTGCCTCAGCCATCTCGACGAGCGCGCGCATCCGCTCGCGGTGCTCTGGGAAGCGCCGATAGTAGCGCTCGGATGCTGACTGCATCTTGTCATAGCAGAGCGCGTACACCTCGTCGGGGTGACGGTCGACGGTGCTGAGACCGCCGGTGATGAACACGCGGTCGAGTGACGACGCATCGGTCGTCAGGTAGGCGAGCGTCGTGAACCCGCCGAAAGACTGGCCGAGCAGATTCCATGTCGGGGCGCCGAGCTCGACGCGCAGGGCCTCGGCATCCCGCACGATCGAGTCCGCGCGCAGGTGCGTGAGGTACTCGGCTGCGGCCTCTGCGCCGAGGGTCAGCAGATCGTCGCTGACGGGAGTCGAGCGGCCGGTGCCGCGCTGGTCGAGCATGACGACGCGGTAGTGCTCCAGGGCCGTGTCCAACCACATCGGCGAGGTCGGCGAGTGGAACGCGCGTGGCGCCTCGTGACCAGGACCGCCCTGCAAGAAGACCAGATAGGGCAGATCCTCGCCGCCACGGCGGGAGATCACGGCGGCGAAGATCTCGATGGTGCGGTCATCGGCAGCATCCGACCACACCAGCGGCACCGTCAGACGGTGCTCGACCACGGTCAGGTCCTGCATCCGGCGAACAACAGCGGTCATCACATCACGTTCCCTATGTAGGAGTACTTGACGAACACCTCGGCGGCGATGCCGGACTCTTCCAGCACGCCCTGCAGGGCCGTCATCATGTAGTTCGAGTCCCAGCCCATGTAGAGGAAGTGCGACTCATCGAGGGCATCCCAGTGCC from Microbacterium sp. H1-D42 carries:
- a CDS encoding alpha/beta fold hydrolase, whose product is MTAVVRRMQDLTVVEHRLTVPLVWSDAADDRTIEIFAAVISRRGGEDLPYLVFLQGGPGHEAPRAFHSPTSPMWLDTALEHYRVVMLDQRGTGRSTPVSDDLLTLGAEAAAEYLTHLRADSIVRDAEALRVELGAPTWNLLGQSFGGFTTLAYLTTDASSLDRVFITGGLSTVDRHPDEVYALCYDKMQSASERYYRRFPEHRERMRALVEMAEAGEIVLPDGEVVSVSRLRSAGSALGTNDGWQTLWSLLELDPRTNAFRYDLQAAMPYDGRNPLYFVFHESSYASGQATRWSAERMTPAAFDADPTLFTGEHIRSDWTQTVPAFQPWREVAMILAEHEWPKIYDAEAIAASGVTGAAAVYLNDAYVPYEFSMETAQLLPGVHPWVTNEHEHNGLRAGPVLQRLFDIADSRSVR